A single region of the Triticum dicoccoides isolate Atlit2015 ecotype Zavitan chromosome 2B, WEW_v2.0, whole genome shotgun sequence genome encodes:
- the LOC119364621 gene encoding HMG1/2-like protein — MTACKQTASTGAAATYEADSKSAAKSDGAEERKPSTKCKKGKKAKGKLGVKSDGAEKPKTHDLSDVTRGLAVMSIATEKSLDEELAQLALFTYQNDFWMDNFKGVYDKPSVDAIKRKAAENWKSFSDSDKAPYVAIARVYKILIAEANEFKKTLKLTLAMTDKMMNLKM; from the exons ATGACTGCTTGCAAGCAGACCGCATCCACGGGCGCCGCCGCCACGTACGAGGCCGACAGCAA GTCGGCAGCAAAGAGCGATGGAGCGGAGGAGCGGAAGCCCTCGACCAAGTGCAAGAAGGGGAAGAAGGCCAAGGGCAA GTTGGGGGTGAAGAGCGATGGAGCGGAGAAGCCGAAGACCCATGACCTTTCCGATGTTACACGCGGGTTGGCGGTGATGAGCATTGCAACGGAGAAGTCGTTGGATGAAGAGCTCGCCCAGCTCGCCCTGTTCACCTACCA GAACGACTTCTGGATGGACAACTTCAAAGGCGTCTATGACAAGCCGTCCGTAGATGCT attaaaaGGAAAGCTGCTGAAAACTGGAAATCCTTTAGCGATTCG GACAAAGCCCCTTATGTGGCCATTGCACGTGTTTACAAAATACTCATTGCTGAGGCAAATGAGTTCAAGAAG ACACTGAAGTTGACGCTCGCGATGACGGACAAGATgatgaatctgaaaatgtga